The segment GGCCGGCAGATCCCTGCGCCGCCACCCCCGGGGCCCCACCTGATGGCCACGAGCGTGGAGCGCGTGCCCATGGGGCTGGTGAGCGAGATCTGCAGGTCCCCGCGGCGGCTGTAGGTCAGCGACAGCTGCACCTGCACGTGCTCCAGCGAGCGGATCCAGTTGCCACGCCCCGCGCAGGCCGACACGTTTCTGGTCACGTGCAGCAGCGGCaggatggggctgggggcggggcgaggcgggggtggggtgggcagccgGCAGGGGGCTCTGGCCTCGAGGGAGGGGAGGGCTTGGGGCCCGGGTCCCCTTCCCCGGGGGACCGCGGCAGGTGTGCGgagcggaggggcggggcctcacgTGGGGCTGTGCACGATGCGGATGGCGCACTTCTTCTGGGGCTGCGTGGGCAGCCAGGTGCGGGCCAAGTCCACCAGTCGCCCGGCGTCCAGCAGCCCGTAGCCGTAATGGTGGCTCACTGAGCGGGGGCGCGGCCGTCACTCACGGGCGCCCCCCAgccgcgcgcccccgcccccgccgggccCGCCGCACCTCGGCGCCCCACGCCGTTGGTCCTCCAGTCCTCGGCCTGCAGCTGGGCCGGCTTGGACGCGCGGACCACCAGGTGCTGCATGTCCCTCCAGGTCAGGAACGGGCTGGGGACAGGAAGCCTGGGTCAGCGGGGCCCTGCCCGGGGGGCTGCGGAGGGCGggcgggccggcgggcgggcgggcacgCACTTCGCCTCCAGGGCCAGGGCGATCATGCCCGCGGCCAGCGGGGCCGAGGCCGAGGTGCCCGTGTGCTTGTCCGTGCACTGGTGGTGCAGGTCCGTGGTGACCTGGGTGCAGAGAGGCCCCGGGccgcctggctccagccccgcGAGGCCTGGactgcccggggctgggccagagcggGGAGGGCGGGAGGGCCTGGGTGGGGCCCGCGGGGGGCGCGGGGGCCCAGGGAGCGGACGGGTCGGCGCCCACTCACGATCTGTGGGTCGGTGGCCACGCCGCTGCTGTAGGTGGTGGTGAGCGTGGAGGCGCAGGCCTCGCTGTACCAGGGCACGCGGCCCTGCTGCGTGGCGCTGCCCACGGACAGCGTGTAGATGCTGTTGGTGTAGCCGTCGCAGTCACAGTTGTCATAGTGAAGCCCGCCGTTGCCCGACGCCCAGACGAACAGCGCGCCCAGCCCGCCGCGGCCCTGGGGTGGGCGGAGGCCGGGGGGCGTCGGCCTGGCGCGCGGGCACGCGCCCTGCCCCCCGCGcgcgcctgccccgcccctccgcggCCCCACCTGGGTCACGCCGCGCCAGAAGGCCTCGCGGGTGAGGACGCCCGGGCCGTCCACCGTGCGGCCGTCGTCCTCCGGGCCCCAGCTGGCGCTGTACACGTGGATGTGCTGCGGCTGTAGGCTCAGCGACTGCGCCTCGACCACGTCCGTGATGGTGCCGTCCAACATGCGCACGCCTGCGGCGGGCCGCGCCTGCGCCCTGAGCcgcccgccccccccgccccgggaccACCCCCGCCCGCAGCCGGCCCCTCCGCCTGGGGGACCCCGGGTACCTCCGATGCGGGCGTTGAAGGCCACGCCCGTGCCGCAGAAGCCGTTGTTGGCCACGGCGGCCACCTCCCCGGCGCAGCGGGTCCCGTGCCTGTCGCCAGGGCCCACAGGTGCGCGTCacagccgccccgcccccgctcgGGGGTGCCCCGGGAGGCCCCCGGGCTCACCGGTTCTCGTCGCTGGGCGTGTAGCGAGGCTGAGGGTCGGGGTCGTAGTCATTGAAGTCGTAGCTGGCCAGGgggtcctgggggcggggcggggctgtgaGGCTGGGCGCGGGGGCGGGACCGCGGCCGCCGCGCCCGGCCGCCCCCTCCTCACGTAATTGGCCCAGAGGTCTGGGTGGTCCTTTTCAATGCCGTCGTCCAGCACGGAGACTACGACGCCCTGGCCGGTCAGGCCCTGGTTCCACACCCGCAGGACGTTCAGGTCCGCCTGCATCTCGTTGTTCTGCGCGGGGCAGGGCGCGGGGTCAGCGGGGGTCGGCGCCGgcctgcccgctccccgcccgCCAGGCCCCGCACTCACCATGTACCACTGCTGGGGGAACCAGGGGTCCGAGGGCACGGCCAGGGAGCGCTTCACCCGCCGCCGCAGCGTCTGCTGCTCGAACCACTGCACCTGGGTGCGCGCGGCCCGGGTCACTGCCTGTCCAGGCCCCGAGGGGAGGGCGGCTCTttggggcccctgcccctcccccgtctTCGTTCCAGATCTTTCCTGCGcaccctgggccaggccgagccaGCAGCCTTGTCCAGGTCTCCCCGCGGGGGCAGGTGTCCGGCTTCACTGCCCCCGCGGGGAGCGGAGCAGCCCGGGCGTGCCTGACCCGGCGCCCACGTGGGGGCGTGCTGGAGCCTCGGGCGACGGAcggggccacagcaccagccccctaaataCCCCTCCTCATCCCCCAAACCAGCACCCCCACTCAGCAACAGGGCGGCCGGCCCCGCCGGGGTTCAGCCCCAGACACAGGGCCCCTCGCTGGTTTTCTGTCCTACAGACCCGATCCACCGGCCAGCTGCCCACTGCCAGGGGTgtgcggccccggccccgccggcGGCCAGCAAACCACACTCTGGTCTCGCCATCTCGGTTATGGCAGGGGGACCCCTAGGCACGCGCTCTGGGATCTGCGGCCCGGCCCTCGGCAGGGGGACAGAAAGTTCTCTCCTtgctgggaggggccgggcgggGACCCCCGGGGCTCCTGCTCCAGCCACAAGAGAGCCAGGTACCAGGTGGGCGCTGACCGGAAGTGGGGGCCCCTCCAGGCCGCGCTCACCTTGGGTTCTCTCTTCAGGCGCAAATGGTGGCCCCAGTGTGGGGTCAGGGACTGCTGGACCACGccccggtgccgcaggtggaagtaCTGCCCATCAGGGAAGATCTGGGGGTGCGGGAAGCGGCCCACGGCTGGGACCCGCTCCCGCCCCCGGGGCCCCCACAGGGGccggccccagccaggagccccgagggggcagcaggtgcctggcGCCTGTGGGCCCTGGAGCGGGGGGCGGCTGAGGCATGGCCGGGCTCGGAGGTTCTCGGAGCCCCCATCGGCCAGGGTCTGGGGTcgtccagcccccaccccactgcccgtCCATCCGGGTCCCACCCACCTCCCCCAGGTTGACGAAGCCGAATTTACGAGCCAGGCGCTCGGCCTCCCGGTAGCCCTGGGACACCCGCACGGCCCAGCTGCTGACGTAGATGGGGGCCCGGGCAGAGGCCCGCCCCCCAGCCAGGGGCCCAAcgagggccaggcccagggccaaggccaggcgCAGCCACAGCGCAGTCGGGGCGGGCCGCatggcggcgggggcggggccgcggggggcggggccgcaggaaagcccctccctccagccaaACCGCCGAgtcggcccgccccgcccccggcgccatAGCAACCCCGATGGCTTCAGCTCCCAGGGGCCCCTGCGGCCGGGGCGCGGAGATCCGACGGGGCGGGGAGCCCACGCGCGCCTCGGCCCCCTGCGGACCCCAGCCCACCGGAGCCCCGGTCTCCCCGTTCGGACAAGCTGCCGGATCTTCTGACCCGGAGGAGCGGCTTCACGGTTGCCATAATGAACCCCACGCTTTATTTGTTCCCGCCCACTTCTGTACACACCCCTCCCTCGAAAATCGGTCCCGCCTCCGGCCCCGCCTGCTCCAATCAGAATGGGTCTTTCCAGTAAGTCCCGCCTCCTTCAGTGAGTCCCGCCCCTACGATTGCTGCTCCGCCCCACCTCCTGTCTCGTTAAAGAGTCGCCTCCTGTTTCTCCAATCAGCTACGGCCTTTCCCAGACCCCGcccaccagccccaccctcctTACCACGCTTTGCTTCCCCGCTCCACAcgcccacctgcccctcctctccgTCAACGTCGCTGCCAATAATCCCCGGCCCTGACGCTGGCCCTCCAATCAGCTACGTCGCACTTCCTCTCCGCCAATCGGCGCCCGCGGctgccgcgccccgccccgccgtgcCGGGCGcgtggctgcagcggcggccgcGGCCCGCCAGAGGGCGATGCGGCGGGGGAGACGGGGCAGGCCCCACCTCCTTTGTCCGCCCTGCCCTCCCATTGGCCGGAGCGGGGGGCCGGGGGCGGAGACCAGCGGTCCGGGGGCGGAGCGCGGCTGCCCGTCCGGGGCCGGagcggcgcgggcggcgcggggccGGTGCGCGGGCTGGAGGGCGAGCTCGGGCAGCCAGCCCCGGGCCCGCCGCTGCCATGGACGGTCTGCGCCAACGCTTCGAGCGGTTTCTGGAACAGGGGAACTTTGCCACCGAAGCGCTCGTAGCGCTCGAAGCCAGGACCGGAGTCGACAAGCGCTATCTGGCCGCGGGTGAGCCGTCGGGGCGGCCGGGGTCTGGGGTCGCcagcggcccctcccctgccgccACCTGGGCGGAGGGACCCGCTCccagcggcggcggccgggccatcctccgccccctgccccggcACCCTGGGCGTCCGCCAGGCCTCGGTCCGGTTCTTCCAGTTGTCcaggggggcggggcggccctgGTGCCCTGGTAGTCTGACCGCGTCCGGCCGTGTCGCGGTGGTGACAGTGTCCCTAGGGGCCCCTCCCGGGGGCTGCCCTCGCCCCTtccgccagccccaccccccttgCCGGCCTTGTGCCGTGGCGTGACCATCCGTTGGGTTGGTGGACAGCCTCGCCAGGGCCGCCGGGCGAGAGGCGAAGCccccctggctgcagccccctgCTCCGGCCCTCGATGGCCCTGCGGGACGTGTccgcctgtctctgcctctttcaggAAGCCCTCCCGGGACAGCCCCCAGGACACCTGTCCTGACCGTGGGGCGGGGCCTCCAGGGTTCTAGCGCCCTCTCAGCAGCCGGCGGGGGGCCCTGCCCGCCGGGGGATTTCCGGGCCAGTAGGGTCTGAAACCCTGCTCAGACCCCAGAggcctccccaggcccccagccccccgggAGCCGGCCCTAACCTCTGCCCTCAAGTCCACGCGTCTGGTCGCCCAGCAgcggagggaggggccggctggGGAGGCCGGACGTCGCCAGGGGGGCACTGAGGCAGGGGGCGGCTGCTGAGCCTGTCCCGTGTGCAGCGGCCACACAACACGCGTGgacacgcatgcgcacacacaggcaccctcccatctgctgctggCGCCTGGGGCTtagccccccccgccccgccctgacATCCAgggtcacccccccccccgctgctgAGCCTGCAGGAAAGTGGATTTGGGGAGGGCGGCCCCGGGAGacggccctggggaggggggacgCTCCccagcgccccccgcccccgcggaGAGAAGCCCAAATCCCCAGATCCGACCTCGCCCGCGGTCAAAGGCGCAGGTGGAGGCAGGGTGGGGTGACCTCCCTCTGCACTTTGGTCCAGCGCTGGCCCCTCGGCGATAGTAgcctgggcggggagggggcccccagcccccaccgctCCTGGCTGTTGAGATAACGCAGCCCGGGAACcagctgtcccctcctcccctctgggcCGGGCTCAGAGccaggccgcccctccccctcgcgGCTGTAGCCAGAGGCGCCGGGTGCACCTGCCGACGGGAGGGGAGGTTCCTGTGTGGCCCCCGTGGCTAATACGGCGGGGCCGGCACCACCCCACGTGCCGAGGGGGGACCGCGGCTCCGCATGCCCGCCCCATGCGTGTCAGGGAGCAGAGTTGAAGGGAGACTCGACGTCGCGGAGGCGGGGTGCCCTGGCATGGGGACAGGCACGCCTACTCCGTGCCTGCAGGGCTCGCGGCGGGCTCTcgctcccagggcccaggggacaCCATGGGCGGCCTCTGGCGGCCTCTCgcacccagggcccaggggaCACCATGGGCGGCCTCTGGCGGCCTCTCGCACCCAGGGCCCCGGGGACACCATGGGCGGCCTCTGGCGGCCTCTCGCTCCCAGGGCCCCGGGGACACCATGCGGTGGCCTCTCGCACCCAGGGCCCGGGGGACACCACGGGCGGGCTCTTgcacccagggcccaggggaCACCATGGGCGGCCTCTGGCGGCCTCTCGCACCCAGGGCCCCGGGGACACCATGGGCGGCCTCTGGCGGCCTCTCGCTCCCAGGGCCCCGGGGACACCATGGGCGGCCTCTGGCGGCCTCTCGCTCCCAGGGCCCCGGGGACACCACGGGCGGGCTCTCGCACCCAGGGCCCCGGGGACACCATGGGCGGCCTCTGGCGGCCTCTCGCTCCCAGGGCCCCGGGGACACCATGGGTGGCCTCTCGCTCCCAGGGCCCCGGGGACACCATGGGCGGGCTCTCGCACCCAGGACCCCGGGGACACCTCTGGAGGCCTCTTGCTCCCAGGGCCCCGGGGGACACCATGGGCGGGCTCTCGCACCCAGGGCCCCGGGGACACCATGGGCGGCCTCTGGCGGCCTCTcactcccagggccctggggacacCATGCGGTGGCCTCTCGCACCCAGGGCCCCGGGGACACCATGGGCGGCCTCTCgcacccagggcccaggggaCACCACGGGCGGGCTCTCgcacccagggcccaggggaCACCATGGGCGGCCTCTGGCGGCCTCTcgctcccagggccctggggacacCATGGGCGGCCTCTcgctcccagggccctggggacacCATGGGCAGGCTCTCGCACCCAGGACCCCGGGGACACCTCTGGAGGCCTCTTGCTCCCAGGGCCCCGGGGGACACCATGGGCGGGCTCTCGCACCCAGGGCCCCGGGGACACCATGGGCGGCCTCTGGCGGCCTCTCGCTCCCAGGGCCCCGGGGGACACTATGCGGTGGCCTCTCGCTCCCAGGGTCCCGGGGACACCATGGGCGGCCTCTCGCACCCAGGACCCCGGGCCACCTCGAGACCACCGCCCCCTGGCTCCCGCgtctccgcccccgcccctctgGGAGCCCCTGGCTGCAGTAATGGCGTATTCCTCCAGGGGGCGCACGCGCACACAGCCTCCAGGTGCAGACGCAGCgggggggcggggccgtgggggTGTGACCTCCGCTCCCCCCTCGCCCCCAGGAGCTGTCACTCTGCTAAGCCTGTATCTTCTGTTCGGCTACGGGGCGTCTCTGCTGTGCAACCTTATCGGATTTGTGTACCCCGCATATGCTTCGTGAgtgcggcggggcggggcggggcgggcggggctcgCGGGCCGCGCTGACCCCGCCGTCCTCCCGCAGGATCAAGGCCATCGAAAGC is part of the Oryctolagus cuniculus chromosome 16, mOryCun1.1, whole genome shotgun sequence genome and harbors:
- the PCSK4 gene encoding proprotein convertase subtilisin/kexin type 4 isoform X8, encoding MRPAPTALWLRLALALGLALVGPLAGGRASARAPIYVSSWAVRVSQGYREAERLARKFGFVNLGEIFPDGQYFHLRHRGVVQQSLTPHWGHHLRLKREPKVQWFEQQTLRRRVKRSLAVPSDPWFPQQWYMNNEMQADLNVLRVWNQGLTGQGVVVSVLDDGIEKDHPDLWANYDPLASYDFNDYDPDPQPRYTPSDENRHGTRCAGEVAAVANNGFCGTGVAFNARIGGVRMLDGTITDVVEAQSLSLQPQHIHVYSASWGPEDDGRTVDGPGVLTREAFWRGVTQGRGGLGALFVWASGNGGLHYDNCDCDGYTNSIYTLSVGSATQQGRVPWYSEACASTLTTTYSSGVATDPQIVTTDLHHQCTDKHTGTSASAPLAAGMIALALEANPFLTWRDMQHLVVRASKPAQLQAEDWRTNGVGRRVSHHYGYGLLDAGRLVDLARTWLPTQPQKKCAIRIVHSPTPILPLLHVTRNVSACAGRGNWIRSLEHVQVQLSLTYSRRGDLQISLTSPMGTRSTLVAIRHQRPRLQQLDLHVHALLGRGPAGRVDPEPGEQGLLLQHWDAVPLHAAAVRDGRGHDRAAPGPPGDQQRACAAGHRGAVPGVP
- the PCSK4 gene encoding proprotein convertase subtilisin/kexin type 4 isoform X11, which produces MRPAPTALWLRLALALGLALVGPLAGGRASARAPIYVSSWAVRVSQGYREAERLARKFGFVNLGEIFPDGQYFHLRHRGVVQQSLTPHWGHHLRLKREPKVQWFEQQTLRRRVKRSLAVPSDPWFPQQWYMNNEMQADLNVLRVWNQGLTGQGVVVSVLDDGIEKDHPDLWANYDPLASYDFNDYDPDPQPRYTPSDENRHGTRCAGEVAAVANNGFCGTGVAFNARIGGVRMLDGTITDVVEAQSLSLQPQHIHVYSASWGPEDDGRTVDGPGVLTREAFWRGVTQGRGGLGALFVWASGNGGLHYDNCDCDGYTNSIYTLSVGSATQQGRVPWYSEACASTLTTTYSSGVATDPQIVTTDLHHQCTDKHTGTSASAPLAAGMIALALEANPFLTWRDMQHLVVRASKPAQLQAEDWRTNGVGRRVSHHYGYGLLDAGRLVDLARTWLPTQPQKKCAIRIVHSPTPILPLLHVTRNVSACAGRGNWIRSLEHVQVQLSLTYSRRGDLQISLTSPMGTRSTLVAIRHQRPRLQQLDLHVHALLGRGPAGRVDPEPGEQGLLLQHW